ATGTAGTAACCAACGTCATTAGTATTCTACAAAAAAAACTGTTGAAGATTGAAACAATCATTTCAATTCAGAGAAATAATGTAGGCAATAAATAGTTCCCGACACTTGGGAGAAGTATAAAACCTTTATAAAAATAGAAAAGGGCATAATAGTTTTGTAATATACATCTGGACAATTGCTTCTTTCCATTTCTATAAAAACACTAAGTTAATGGAAGTCTAAGGGATTACTGTGTTTGTTGTAGtgattaacatttatttaacgtCGCCAATCATGAAATGCTAGAGTTTagttaataataaatacacacactGGAATAAAAATCTGCAGGGATGTCAGTATTTTGAGGGAGTAGTCTCATCTAACCAGCTCTGAGAGGTAGAGCAGACTACTTGAACTGAGGATGAATAATTACAAAACTTTTTGGTTAACGAgagaaaaaataaaatacaaataaattataATATCTAATTAGAGCATTATTTTTGCATCGGTAATTAGTAGTAGAGCTGATTGGATAATTTAGGATGAATCTGACAAATGTTAACTTCGAAAAGTCCCAATGTTGCTCTTTTCCAGGACACTCGATTGCTGCAAGCCCACAATGCCAAGTGATATTCCATTTAGTGTTAGAAGGAGGACTGCTGCTCTACTTGAATTGACAGCTAAAAACAGAAAGGAAATAGattgaatgtaaaaaaaataggCTCGTTTGAAGTTAAAGATCATGGGTGAGTAGAGACTAAGTTATTGCCACTACTGAAGTCACCGTTCCTCACTTAAAAGAAGACATGTGAAGGGCAGCATTAGACAGAAGGTCAAATTTACACATCTGACAGGTGGGGAATAAAATTACTCAAGCCAGATGACACCTTAACGGCTGTGTTCATAAAGTAGGACCCAATTATTCCTCCCTTCACACACATTCAGCACAGTATTTGTTAACAACGCAGGATCCCATACGCTCTCTGATAttcaattgaaaaaaagggtgAAATATTTCAGATAAACTACACTACATCCCTGAAGCAAGGGTGTGGCGTTGTGACATTGTCCTGAGACCAATCAAGAGGTTGGCAAGTTAAATATCTCACAAAACCATTCAAGGCAATACTGCTGACGTCTTACAAATCAATTCATTCAGTTGTAAAAAACTATATTTTGCTCCAAAATATGTTGAGAACAGAAATTCAAGCTTCTTCttgtttaataaataaataaataaaaaaacaaacaaaagtaaAAGCCTACTGTATGCAATGTATTCCTGGTACAGCATCACAAATAGACTTTTCAGGCAACTTATAAataaaacttcttttttttttaaatggctcaTCTGCTGGAGTGAACTCAGATCTTGCGTACATAATTGATCATTGCAGTTGGCAAACAGCTATTGTTCTCTTGCCATTATCCGGTGCATGGTCTGTCCACCCTCATTTCAAAAAGGCAGTTCTCTGGAAGGCTCTGCGTGACGCATCAGAGCGTTTAAGAACGCAACCATGGGGATGGTTTGGTTATGATGGGATTAAATTTGGAGTGGGGTCAGGTGGCATGATTAGGTGGTGGTGGGAGCAGGGGTGAAAATCAAGGGGATATTTTGCCAACTGGCTGTCATTGTGCAACATCATTATGACTCAACTTTTACACAGCAAACTAATGACACCTTAACTTAAAATGAACAAATAAAATTACGTTTAAAAAAgaaaaattcaaaatacaaaaacagAACGCAAGTATCCAGTTTCAGTTGAGCAACATCCTTTTGCATGTTGCTTTTGTTTTCTGCTTGCGTTTGTTAATACAGAGAATAAAAAGGAGTGACCCCAGCAAAGTGGTAATCTTGTAATGCGCAAAGGGAGAGGGAAGAATGAGGCGAGGGTAGGGGTTTGCAGCAGGGTTTTAGTTTCTTATTCACACTCCACTTACCAGAAGGAAAAAAAATCCTAACCAAGTCCAATTGAGAGAAAGCATTCAATATGGCTTGCTGTCATTTTTGGATCTCTTCAGCTGCACCTTTAGTCGCTTCATGCCAATTTGGAAACCGTTCATCGACTGAATGGCGGCCTGGGATGAGACTGGATTGTCATAACTCACAAAGCCTGTAAGAAAATCcagataaaatatttttttaaatcaatcctTGCCTTCATAATAAGAACACACTATAGACCGTGATGTGCTGTTTTCCCCATCCACCAGCATACCAAAACACTTGCTGAGGTTGGTCTGCTTGTCAATGAACACCTTAGCGGAAATAACGTTGCCAAAGGGCATGAACATCTGGAGCAGATCCTGGTCTCCAAACTCCTgggggaggtggtagatgaacaAGTTGGCTCCCTCAGGGCCTTAAGAGAGCAGAGCAGGAAATCATTTATTACAAAGTCTGACACAACAAGATGGTAATGAATACAATTAAGCCAGAGGCAAACATTTGGTTTTTGACAGACTAACAGCATTTCAAAATGTTATCTGAGGAGCCTTCTGATACAGATTTATGCTCATTTTAAAATGACATTTCCTACAACAAGTACTGtcagtggcggttctagcttgtatggctccctgggcgGACACCCCCCCTCGCCCCCCATTTGTGTTGATTTTGCACTCAAGcgtcaatacattacccatcccccaacacggtcaaccaagagtcaagactaaaccaattcaccttggtggtgtgcagactggtttAATATTATTCTTTAACCAGAAAAAATTAACTATTtattcacagtattatgaatgaattgtggtttatttggttGCATTTGGTAGTGTGACTGATTTCACTAATTGCATTactactgtacaaagttagaggtgtaCTATTTGATAGAtacccctacctccctacctcagGGTTCCAGTGTGGAgccctgaggtcaacctacccccaccccctctcataCTTCTGAGTGagagaccttcccaggcagtagcctgcctaaCTCACAGactagaatcagggcgcccactccgacaaggttaattgacccacagcCCCACACAGGGACATGATATCATTGTCGTGATGTGCAAATGAGTGATAGAAAACCGATcgcgcaaatgtcaccattcTGATTTTTTTTGTGCGGGCGCCCCGTGCCGACCACAGCAAGATGCCTCCCTGGGCGGCTGCCCATGTCACCTATACCTAAATCCGCCACAGAGTACTGTGAAAACATTTCAGAATGTTGCAATTAAATCTTACCCGTGCTCCGGCTGTCGCTTGCTGTTGCAGCATATTTAAAACAAGACAGAACCCTCAGCAGGTGACAATACATATTTTCACCAATCCCACACTAAGGTCACATAAAAAATTAGGTAATCTATAACTAAGCTCTTAATATCCCTTGCACTAGTACTACAATCAAACGTCAATCACAGCATAGCACGTGATCGCTGTAGAGCAGTCATTTCAGTTAACACAAATCTCCCCATACCCCCAGTCAAACCCCTTTATGCCCCATCTCGATCCCCCTACTTGCCTTCCTTCTGGCTTCCTGCAGCACTGACACTCTGTTGGGAGAGCAGGCTCTGGTTGTAGAGGCTGGGGAGGGCAGCAGCAGCGTACTGCTGGATCCCAGAGTAGGCCTGGGTAAGGGCCTCCATGGTGCTACTGGTTCCGTTCGACAGGCCCCCGCTGCCTAGACCGCCGTTCAGGGCTGCCATCCCTAGACACAGGAGCTCTGTTACAAGATTAGGGCTAGAATACTTTGTATATGTATCACGCACTCTTCAAATTTAAGGTAATAGATTTGTGTTAAATTAACGAATACAAATATGTTTTGAGTCTGCTAACCTGCAAGTGAGCCCATGTTAAGGCCGGCTCCAGCCCCTGCGGCCAAAGACTGCAGCGCCCCTAAGGAGGCCATGGGGTTCATTGAGTTGTTGTTACAGGAGGTGGGTGACGATCCTGCTGTAGAGATGAGTCAACCCCAAAACATTTAATCACATGGAGGAAAACGCCACCATTTGACTCCGCTAGTAGGACTTCAAAGTCTTAATTCACAGACCAGGGAACATAAAGCAGAGACTAGGGATGGGAAGGCAACAGGAGGAAAGGTTAATGAAACACAACCAACAGGGTTCACAGAGACGAGTCAGGGGAATAAGGTTAAAGATACATACAGgtgaggggggggggttgagagaaAAAAAGCGGGACCAACCCTTGTAGGCGTCCCATGATGAGTGTGCCTGCTGTCCAGTACTCGTACCTGAGCTGGTGAGCACGCTGAGGGGACTGCTAGAGTTGGTGAGAGCGCTGCTGCCCGTGGGCGTGGCGCTGGCCGCTGCTGCCAGGGCAGCCAGGTTCTGCATGGCATTCAGCCCTGAGACACACGCATAATCTGCACTTAATACGGGCCATGGAACCTAGATCTCGCTTAGGTCAATATATAGGTTACACTGAGTTTCCAACACAATCTGAAATGTGTGAGATGGGAGGCAAAAGTAGAAACTTAACAGCCCATTCAATAAACACAACTAGGGCACTGGCCAAAACACACAGAAAGCAGATACAATGCAGTGATATGTGGGGTAAGTCAAGAAGATGGATTATGAGCTGACTTTGGTAACGAGGTAAACAGTTCGAATCAATTCGGATGAAGTTTCAACATGAATTTAAAGCAGGCTTTGTAAAATCTTGAACAATTGTAGCTTGCCCCATGACATACCCTGTGGTTATCATATTGGAATGAAAACATTAATTACTCAGTTCTTGCTATGATGAATTCGATAAGTAGCCACTCGCTGCAGCAGACACACTGCTAGAAaccagatttaaaaaaaacaccagtttgtgtgttagtgttaaCGTCTGGAGATTCCTAGTGACAGCGCGTTTCAGCTCAAAATTCAATTCATAAATGAGGAGCAGGTTTTGAACACGGTCCCTCACCACTGCTTGACAAACACAGCACACTTGAGAGTTCAGGCATGCAGAGAATGACGCACGCAGCAGAATCAATAACGCACATCTTCACCAGGCACACTACAGGTGGCAGTTGGATGGGGGAGGAAAACACATTTAGAGTGCAGGTGTAAGAATGGAaaggggggaagagaggtgggAAATGTCTGCTTTTACCTGACATACCAGACATGGGATGAAGGTTGTTGAGGGCATTCCCAGAGGTGGCAGACTGCTGGAGGAGCTGTAAATAAAGCTAGACATTACACCAAAACAGAGAACACAAACGGGTCAGGACTGCATCCGGGACTGTGCTTTCAGGAAAGAAAAAAGGTAAAGTGGGTTGAGTAGGACAGAGGAAGGGTAAAAGGACAGGAAAGAATGGAGGTGTAAATGTTGGTGATAACGAGAGGGGAAGAGTCACAGAGAAAATCCAGAAAAAAACATGACGCTGGGAAACACAGTGGGATGAAATGAGAGTTAAGAGGATTTAAATGGAAGGCAAGACAGCGAAGGAAGAGGTTGGAAGATTTTCACAGCACACCCATGGAGCAGCACTAACATCGTAGAAAGCTCTGCCGTTTATATTGGACTGGCCACATAATTGGAGGGAGAGATCCACTCCCCATTTAGAATTAAAGAAGCCAATTGAAAACTTATCAGGTCTTTAGGTGAGTTGAGACTAGATGGCCATTTAACATAGATAATTGGAAACAATGAAAATATAAATCTCTGACAGCAAACCAAGCAAGGAGGGTGGGAGTTGGCTGGATGCAGAAAATGCGCGACTCATACAGAAGAAACAGATCATGTGTCTACTCCCTAAGGTCAGGGAGAATACTTACGAGGCAAAACTCAAAATGTTCAATCAAAGGAAACCTTACGCCAAATCAAGTCTAATAACAAATTGACAATATGGCAGTCGATgctctagagcaggggtgtcaaatcacgttatttgtcacatgctttgtataGGTGTAGATTAATAGGTGTAGATTAAAAGTGGAATGCTAACTTAGTTCACAACAATGCAGGGATAAAAATAGAGATATAATAGACAAgcaacacaaggaataaatacacaatgagtaactaaTTATTTCGCTATATACACggtgtaccagtaccgagtcgatgtgcaggggtacgcagcagatatgtaaacataggtagggataaagtgactaggcaacaggatatataataaacagtagcagcatgtGAGTCAAGAGTTAATGCAAAAGCGGGTCAACGCAGATAGTTAAACCGGAAGAGTCATTCAAAAGCATAAAGTGATTTGATAAGAGCTTTGATCGAAAATGCAAGCCTGATGCAACCTGAGCCTGATGAGCCATACTTTAAATACATTTTGTGAGCCtcacataaaaaatatatacatttaatcCCAAAACCAAAAAAGCACAAATGATTGTGACGTTAGCCAATACATATTAGGCACGACAGAAAAACATAAAAGCCCATAGATGTAGCTAGCTGGAATGTATTCAGACTGCTTgccttttttctcattttgttatgttacagccttattctaaaatgaattaaaacaaaatgtttttcctcagtcaataaataccccataacgacaaagcaaagaCAGGTGCATTcataagggccttggtcagggaggtgaccaagaaccccatggtcactctgacagagctccagagttgcaGTGCATTTAGAAATGCACTGCAAGTGTGTATTATttatatttcatagttttgatgtcttcactattctacaatgtagaaaatagtacaaataaagaaaaaccctggaatgagtaggtgtttcaacttttgactggtacgatCTCTCGATCTGTCAAAGGTtttaacacctactcattccagggtttttctttatttttttaagcgTTAATACAGGACTTGaatgaatcatactacaccggcgacgacgcttgtcggatgtggcagggcttgcaaactgttACAGACTACAAAAGAGAAGCatagccacgagctgcccagtgacatgaaccTACCAGACTAGCTAAAATACTTCTATGCTTGCGTCGAGGCAAGTCAccctgaaacatgcatgagagcaccagctgtttcggacaactgtgtgatcacgctcgctGTAGCCGATGTAAGTAagtcctttaaacaggtcaacattcacaagtccgcagggccagacggattaccaggaagtgtactcaaagcatgcgctgaccaactggcaagtgtcttcactgacattttcaacagtccctgtctgtaataccaacatgtttcaagcagaccaccattgtccctgtgcccaagaacactaaggtaccctgcctaaatgactatcgccccatagaaTTCACATCTgtggccatgaagtgctttgaaaggctggtcccagaaaccctagacccaatccaatttgcatactgcaccaacaaatccacagatgaagtatcactattgcactcaacactgccctttcacacctggacaaaaggaacacctatgtgagaaagctattcattgactacagctcagcgttaaacaccattgtgccctcaaagctcatcacaaagctaaggaccctgggacaaaacaccctatgcaactggattctggacttcctgacgggccacccctaggtggtaagggtagggaacACACCTGCCGCGCTGATCCAcaacgggggcccctcaggggtccaTGCTCAATCCCCTCCTGCTCTCCCTGTTCaatcatgactgcatggccaggcacgactccaacaccatcaagtttgctgatgacacaacagttgtaggcctcaccaacaacgatgagacagcctatagggaggtcagagacctggttgtGCGGTGCCAGGACAACGTGatcaaggagatgattgtggaagaggttgagagcttcaagttccttggtgtccacatcaacaaatgaacatggtccaagcacaccaagacagtcgaagTTTTTCAGCCCCTcagattgaaaagatttggcatgggtcctcaaaaggttctacagctgcagtacatctctggggccaagcttcctgccatccttgatctctataccaggcggtgctagtggaaggccctaaaaatggtcaaagactccagccaccccagtcatagagtgttctctctgctacctcacggcaagcagtaccagagcaccaagtctaaaaggcttcttaacagcttctacccccaagccataggactcctgaacagctaatcaaagggctacccagacccatCCTTTACGCTGCGGCTACGCTCTGTTTCTAATCTAACTctccctacatgtacatactacctcaattacctcaactaaccagtgctcctgcaaattgactctgtactggtaccccctgtatcctcgcttgttattttactgctgctatttaattATTTGTAACTTTTAATTtcaaagtaagcatttcactgtaaggtctactacacctgttgtattcagcgcatgtgacaaataacattgatTTGACGACAACAATATTTGAGTGATAGGCTGTTTTAAAACTCTGCTGCTGCAATAACATATTTACAATAAAACAAGAAGGTGACCCCCAAAAGCCAGATGGAAATGTGAAAATTAGACAtgtatttgttatttttattactgtagcataggctatgctgcagcaaatgtaggcctacctgtcacaagaaaaaaAGTAACCATAAGAtaggtctacatgcattgtgaacAGCACACAATACGTGCTGACATGTGCTGTCTGTCCACAAAATAAGCGTTGATTGATCATGCAGAGAGGACCGCAGAGAAGCAAGATTTAGACATTGCATATAATTTAACAGTTTCATTTCAAGTCATGATGTTGATTTAAATAATTTATAACAAATATACCAGTTTCTCTCAGTTATTTATTGCAGAAAAGGGGAGTGGTTTTgggcagtaaatctcagtaaccgGGTTCCCGCTATACAACCCTaatcggtaccacttgccgtacggaagcagagagaacagtctatgacttgggtggctggagtctgacaatttgtagggccttcctctgataccgcctgcTAGAAAAGGTCCTGGATCGCAGGGAGCtcggccacagtgatgtactgggccgtacgcactaccctctgtagtaccttgcggtcggatgccaagcggTGCTGCAGGCAGTCAAAGATGCtcaaatggtgcagctgtagaacttttgaggatctgagggtccATGccgaatcttttcagcctcctgaggtccttagtgatatggacaccgaggaacttgaaggaCTCATGACACTCCACTACAGacccgtcaatgtggatgggggcatgttCGGCCcaccgtttcctgtagtccatgatcagctcctttgtcttgccgaCATGTAGGGAGAAGCTGTttacctggcaccacactgcaaaCTCAATATACTTTTAAATAGTGATGCACCGACATTTGTCCGATactgatattttccttgccaaaaaacaacaaacatttttgcggccttttaagcattctagtacagttaaatagttcacacaaacacagacacagcggtctaaggcactgcatctcagtgcaagaggcgtcactacagaacctggttcgaaaccaggctgtatcacatccggacgtgattgggagtcccatagggggccgcacaattggcccagcgtcgtccgggtttggctcttattgtaaataagaatttgttcttaactgacttgcctagttaaacaaaggttacaCACGCACACCAAAAAGTCATTTGGTTGGAATGTACGTATGTCCCCACTACCAATAAAAcacaatcaaaacctatttctttcacttacttgctatgctgtttcgttgttcatttcttcagtcgtttcattctcaaccaatAATTTAATGCATTCATTTTTTAGGTagttacacattgattacactatcactcgtatttcatatgtcacaacgattcatcgatacatatgctatgatgctggtaaagttgtctcgctcACCTACAGTGGCTAGTCataaaaaaaagctagctagctcatggatgcaaacaatgttcttccccaataacatagcaaaacgacaatctgtttgagtagctatatagttagctagctaactatatagctaggtgtcacaTAAAATacccctaatttataagacagttcttatttgattaatggcgGTCGTAACcacctatgtgaagctagccacaataaggattcggcacaatagtggaatttgcggttagccttcaaaataaaactgTCATTGAGTgatacaaatgaataaaaatagTCGAATTATGTGATAATTGAATAGATCATGCTAAACGAGGTTGGAATGTTATAAAAATCAAAAGACAAAATGTTAATTTGACCAAGATCTGTAGAAATCACACTGCATGTATTATACTTTAGAACtgcattgggggcatacttattccactgtacagccttacctatggattgtggatcaatgacatggggcatcagtctactcagtgacaccctgaGAACATTCGTGTCGTAGCTCTTATTGCAGGAAACAACtgaattgagccacatttattgtcaacctatgtgtattgaacactattccggaggaaaaacaatactgcgtggatgttttggagtctgataactctgaggatgttggtaaaaaaatatattgggtattgagtagactgataccccatttcattgatccccaatccttagttaaagctgtacagtgcaatatgaatgtcaatacacacaataggctgactggggaggttaTTTCACACAGTCATAGACCCGCAATAAGAGCTACAACGCTAATATTTGCACAAACTCttcagttgtgttctgtgggtgtcatcAAGTAGACtaataccccatttcattgcttcacattccaaccttgtttaacattatctagtctaaatatggcatgattccaccaattgtaaACTTCTGCAACACTTTCAAAGAGgtacttaaaaaataaataatactgTTTacacccttttctccccaatttcatggtatccaattgttagtagttactatcttgtctcatcgctacaatgcttgggagagacgaacgtcgaaagccatgcgtcttccgaaacacaacccaaccaagccacactgcttctttaacacagcgcgcatccaacccggaagccagccgcaccaatgtgtcggaggaaacactgtgcacctggcgacctggttagcgtgcactgcgcccggcccgccacaggagttgctggtgtgcgatgagacaaggatatccctactggccaagccctccctaaaccggacgacgctgggccaattgtgcgtcgccccatggacctcccagtcgcggccggctgcgatagagcctgggcgcgaacccagagtctctggtggcacagctagcactgcaatgccgtgccctagaccactgcgccacccaggaggcccaaggtacttttattttgaaggcaaaccgcaaattcgACTATTGCGCCTAATCCTTATTGTTTCACAACATAACCCAGtcaagcctcactagccagatgaagctagccggctgcttataacgttagctttgggcaacagggttaagtagctggcaaGCCATTTATTTTCATTAACtaaagttcaatttcaataagCGAACAACAATACTTACTCAGAAGAAtgcctaaatcattgctaagaataatgaaaatgactgcagtttctactggtcaatgttttcaggctggttgcattggtgctagctaggtaccaagcgaaagctagctaccccagaagttgggGTCGAACAACTGATGCTTTATTACTAAACGCGGTATTGTAATAGTTTGGCCCATAGCATAGTTTGTGAATTGTGTTTACAGACTTaggtacagctttgacagtgcaaCTGATCGTAGTGGTGTCGTGTGCATGTGCAAATTCAGAAcatacaacattctataatagaagTGTTATTTGACATGTAAAATTAAAGACCCAAagggcgttccatagtatgtcgtgaaactaatagcagtgacgctattactgtgtaactccagtAGGGCAACAGGTGTacgtaccggtgctcgaccagtcagcgaaagcca
The Oncorhynchus nerka isolate Pitt River linkage group LG28, Oner_Uvic_2.0, whole genome shotgun sequence genome window above contains:
- the LOC115113481 gene encoding CUGBP Elav-like family member 1 isoform X19; its protein translation is MNGTLDHPDQPDIDAIKMFVGQIPRSWAEEQLRELFEPYGAVYEINVLRDRSQNPPQSKGCCFITYYTRKSALEAQNALHNMKILPGMHHPIQMKPADSEKNNAVEDRKLFIGMISKKCNENDIRLMFSPYGQIEECRILRGPDGLSRGCAFITFTARQMAQSTIKSMHQSQTMEGCSSPIVVKFADTQKDKEQKRITQQLQQQMQQLNTASMWGNLTGLNSLGPQYLALYLQLLQQSATSGNALNNLHPMSGMSGLNAMQNLAALAAAASATPTGSSALTNSSSPLSVLTSSGTSTGQQAHSSWDAYKAGSSPTSCNNNSMNPMASLGALQSLAAGAGAGLNMGSLAELLCLGMAALNGGLGSGGLSNGTSSTMEALTQAYSGIQQYAAAALPSLYNQSLLSQQSVSAAGSQKEGPEGANLFIYHLPQEFGDQDLLQMFMPFGNVISAKVFIDKQTNLSKCFGFVSYDNPVSSQAAIQSMNGFQIGMKRLKVQLKRSKNDSKPY
- the LOC115113481 gene encoding CUGBP Elav-like family member 1 isoform X2 codes for the protein MDSIDAEGLYLSTEQHGQPQCELPQTALEVPTMGGAKKMNGTLDHPDQPDIDAIKMFVGQIPRSWAEEQLRELFEPYGAVYEINVLRDRSQNPPQSKGCCFITYYTRKSALEAQNALHNMKILPGMHHPIQMKPADSEKNNAVEDRKLFIGMISKKCNENDIRLMFSPYGQIEECRILRGPDGLSRGCAFITFTARQMAQSTIKSMHQSQTMEGCSSPIVVKFADTQKDKEQKRITQQLQQQMQQLNTASMWGNLTGLNSLGPQYLALYLQLLQQSATSGNALNNLHPMSGMSGLNAMQNLAALAAAASATPTGSSALTNSSSPLSVLTSSGTSTGQQAHSSWDAYKGSSPTSCNNNSMNPMASLGALQSLAAGAGAGLNMGSLAELLCLGMAALNGGLGSGGLSNGTSSTMEALTQAYSGIQQYAAAALPSLYNQSLLSQQSVSAAGSQKEGPEGANLFIYHLPQEFGDQDLLQMFMPFGNVISAKVFIDKQTNLSKCFGFVSYDNPVSSQAAIQSMNGFQIGMKRLKVQLKRSKNDSKPY
- the LOC115113481 gene encoding CUGBP Elav-like family member 1 isoform X6, which encodes MDSIDAEGLYLSTEQHGQPQCELPQTALEVPTMGGAKKMNGTLDHPDQPDIDAIKMFVGQIPRSWAEEQLRELFEPYGAVYEINVLRDRSQNPPQSKGCCFITYYTRKSALEAQNALHNMKILPGMHHPIQMKPADSEKNNAVEDRKLFIGMISKKCNENDIRLMFSPYGQIEECRILRGPDGLSRGCAFITFTARQMAQSTIKSMHQSQTMEGCSSPIVVKFADTQKDKEQKRITQQLQQQMQQLNTASMWGNLTGLNSLGPQYLALYLQLLQQSATSGNALNNLHPMSGMSGLNAMQNLAALAAAASATPTGSSALTNSSSPLSVLTSSGTSTGQQAHSSWDAYKAGSSPTSCNNNSMNPMASLGALQSLAAGAGAGLNMGSLAGMAALNGGLGSGGLSNGTSSTMEALTQAYSGIQQYAAAALPSLYNQSLLSQQSVSAAGSQKEGPEGANLFIYHLPQEFGDQDLLQMFMPFGNVISAKVFIDKQTNLSKCFGFVSYDNPVSSQAAIQSMNGFQIGMKRLKVQLKRSKNDSKPY